A region of the Pseudophryne corroboree isolate aPseCor3 chromosome 3 unlocalized genomic scaffold, aPseCor3.hap2 SUPER_3_unloc_2, whole genome shotgun sequence genome:
ataacaagttctgcaTTACTTCTAAACCCTTTCCCACATTCCGAGCAAGAATacggtctctctcctgtgtgacttctctgatgtactgCAAGTCCTGCATTACTTCTAAACCCtttcccacattctgagcaagaatacggtctctctcccgtgtgacgtctctgatgtgtaacaagttctgcATTACTTCTAAACCCTTTCCCACATTCCGAGCAAGAATACGgtctctcatctgtgtgacttctctgatgtataacaagtactGCATTACTTCTAAACCCtttcccacattctgagcaagaatacggtctctctcccgtgtgatgtctctgatgtataacaagttctgcaTTACTTCTAAACCCTTTCCCACATTCCGAGCAAGAAtacggtctctcacctgtgtgacttctctgatgtctaacaaattCTGATTTAATTGAAAAACCTCTCTCACATTCAGAGCAGGAATATGGATATGCTCCTGTGTGAatcatctgatgtctaacaagtataGACTTTTCTTCAAACCCtttcccacattctgagcaagAAAACGGTCTCTCACCTGTATGaaatctctgatgtctaacaaattCTGATTTAATTGAAAAACCTCTCTCACATTCAGAGCAGGAATATGGATATGCTCCTGTGTGAatcatctgatgtctaacaagtagaGACTTTTCTTCAAACCCtttcccacattctgagcaagAAAACGGTCTCTCACCTGTATGAAATCTCTGATGCCTAACAAGCTCTGGAAAACTTCTATACCCTTCCCCACATTCTGAGCAGGAATATGGTCTCTCTCCGGTGTGAagtctctgatgtacaacaagttgAGAATTACGTCTAAAGCATTTCCCACATTCCGAGCAAGAATACGGTCTCTCTCCGGTGTGAagactctgatgtataacaagatgtggatgacgtgtaaaacatttcccacactcagagcaggaatatgGTCTCTGCcccgtgtgacttttctgatgtcgagcaagatctgatttccgtgtaaaagatTTCCTACAAGCAGAGCAGGAAAATGGTTTCTCTCCGGTATGGCTTCTCTGATGTTCAACAAGTTCTGAATTATTTCTAAACCCATTTCCACATTCAGAGCAAGaatatggtctctcacctgtgtgacttctctgatgtcgaaAAAGTTCTGATTTcactgtaaaacatttctcacattcagagcaggaatatggcctctcacctgtgtgacttctctgatgtataacaagttttgatttacatgtaaaacatttcccacattccgaGCAAGAAAACGGTCTCTTAGCTGTatgaattctctgatgtctaacaagatctgaattaagagtaaaacattttccacatacAGAGCAAGACGCATTTGTAATGCAGTTGCTTTTTATATGAGTAGATATTTTCTGTGTATGATCAGTGTGTGCGAGGTCTCCTCCATCACATAAGAATGATTCCTCCTTTATATCAGTAGATGGATCTTTAGATGGGTCTGTGGGTAAAAATATAGGTTAGTCATTAAATGTAATTGTCCAATTCACTCCATGTGCtaataactatggtggtcattccgagttgttcgcgctgtattttttttcgcaacggaccgataagttgctaatgcgcatgcgcaatgtctgcagtgcgactgcgccaagtaaatttgccatgtagttaggtattttactcacggcattacgaggttttttcttcgttctagtgatcgtaatgtgattgacaggaagtgggtgtttctgagcggaaacaggccgttttatgggagtgtgaaaaaacgctgcagtttctgggaaaaacgcgggagtggctggagaaacggaggaacgctgggtgtgtttgtgacgtcaaaccaggaacgacaagcactgaactgatcgcagatgccgagtaagtgtggagctactcaaaaactgctaagaagtgtctaatcacAATTTTGAGAAAGTTTCGttagcaattttactatgctaagattcactcccagtaggcggcggcttagcgtgtgcaaagctgctaaaatctgctagcgcgcgaacaactcagaataagggcctatatggggcctgattctgagtcagactttGCCGCAGTCATGTCAGCAACTTGCAAATGCTAATGCCACCACAAAGCCCTTCCATGGTGTACAGCCGCACATCTGAATCTGTGAGGTCTGAGACGTCCATCGAAATGTGCAGCAGCCCTAcactaggtgcagattctccatctgagcagggttggctggtttaaaccaaatgggttttgtttttgttttttgggggggagggtttagcatatTCTGTTTTTTTTCCCCCCATGCTGTGACCACAGGCACGGTGCCGTAACTACTTAAAAAAAGCCTATTACAAGGGAATCCCCCTGGTATTtttccacattcttgttgcttggtTCTTCATGtgagtgagctgaaccaatgcagtaaatacacacacacacacacacacacacacacacgagaaataAGGAAGATgggagggtgaaccagatcagagaggtACTAAATCTACTTAGCATCAGCTAGGACTCCACAAACTCCTCCCAACAATCCTAAAGGACAGGAGAAACCCACAACTAATATTTTAATTTTTCACCTAGATCTGtattttgtatgttttaatatatttagtctatctacatatatttagatgtaataggaataataaacaGTAAAAAATGGTTTTAGTGAAAGAtgaaacactgggcctaattcagagttgatcacagcagcaaatttgttagcagttgggcaaaaccatgtgcagtgcagggggaaagatataacgtgcagagaaagtagatttgggtggtgtgtgttcaaactgaaatctaaattgcagtgtaaaaataaagcagccagtacttaccctgcacagaaacaaaataacccacccaaatctaactctctctgcacgttacatctgccccacctgcactgcacgtggttttgcccaactgctaacaaatttgctgctgcaatcgactctgaattacccccattaattataccaaagcctaataactttagattgttagaaagcattaaaacatggttgatcaaggattctaatacatagcaatgtttcacagtattaatataataaggATTCCATTTGTCTTCATCAAAACATTAAAGCTGGCCACACACAGTACGATGTGTACCAATGATGCGATTGAGGGTCCTAGGGGCCGACATATCGGGCAGTACCCACACACGGGGTGATCCGGTGCACAACCACCCGTTCTGCCGGTCCCCACGCACAGCGCTGCATGGGATTGTCAGCCACATTTGTGATCATTTGAACATGGAGTAAGATCAGGTAAAGCGACGGATAATCCCACGGGAGCGCGCAATGAATGATATCATGCCCACACATGGAACAATATAGCTGTTTTATCATTCTAATGCGTCGGATCGTCAGCTATAACGTACAGTGTGTGGGGGCCTTAAtgcaaaaatactccaaaaactggtttacagtaaaaaaaaaaaaaaatgtttcttctCAACCCccgcatctgagtatggcctcattCAGTGGAACATCTCTGTACGCAACCACCTTTAGCAACACTCCTATAAAATGCTACCTCATGCGTGCGTCTTTTTATTCACCGCCCACCTCGCattacaggtcatgttttccataccacctagcaggtgcacaggtgtaatcattactcactgacccattttaaaagatccaaaggGTGGAGCTAATTacatcacttgtgattctgtgaggagacctgggaaGCGGTAACTGTTAGTAGCTCTCGAGGACTGGAGTTGGCTACCCCTGCTCTATATCCTAATGGTAATGGTTGGATACCTACATTTCATTTTATTATGCTCTAACTCTTAAACCCGGTTATTGCCTTAACCCGCTAattgtttgtgaacccttcagaattttctactgAAATTTgggctaaaactacctcagattttcttcACACAAGTTCTAAaactagataaagagaaccaaatgagACAAAAATAGAGATGTGCTCATTTTTTTATtagggaaaatgatccaatatcacgtaCTGTATCTGTGAGTAGcataagtatgtgaacctttgctttcagtatctggtatgactccCTTGTGCAGTAATAACTGCATCTAAATGTTTCCAGTAATTGTTGCTTAGTCCTGATCATCAGCTTGGAGGAATTTTATCCCATTCCTCTACAAAACCCTGTTATGTtgatgggtttcctcccatgaactgctcattTCAGGTCCATCCCCAACATTTCGATTGGACctcgacttggccattccaaaactttacatttaaTCTTCTTTAACGATTCTGTGTtcaaatgacttgtgtgctttgggtcgttgtcttgctgcatgactcaTGTTCTCTTAAGATACAGCTCATGGactgatgtcctgacattttcctttagaatattctggtataattcagaattcattgttccatcaatgatggcaagtggtcctgggccagatgcagcaaacaggcccaaaccatgataccaccaccaccaccaccgtgtttcacagatggtatgaggcttttatgctggaatgcagtgttctcctttctccaaacataacgcttctcatttaagccaaaaagctctattttggaatcatctgtccacaaaacattgttccaacaGCCTTCTGGAACCAGGTTATCTTTAacaaactgcagatgggcagcaatgtttATTTTTGGAGAGCAGCGGATTTCTgtttgcaatcctgccatgcacacagAATTGTTGTTAAGTGGactcattaacattagctaatgcgaGAAAGgtcttcagttgcttagaggttaccatgggttcctttgtgaccttgcaagcttttagatgccttgctcttggcgtgatctttgtCTGTCGACCACTCCTTGGGAGGGTAATAATGGCCTGGGATCTCCTCCATTTGAAAACAATCTTCACACCCCAATACTAAAGATATTAAGagctgctatcatgctgaggcttctaatactatgctggaggaagagcgatgcagatgcacactcctagcactaagaatacactgatagtaaaaatgatttaaataaaccctcacaattaacatggagtataattgaagttcttagcacacatttgtgtaAATATGCCGGCCCATGTACCGTGACCAGGTGTTAGGGACATTCATCACATTGGTCCCTAACATTTctaatactactactattacttgacctgtagcccctcccctggcaCCACCTCAAGTAGATTTCTACACCCTTGGGCTGTTTCACTCCTTCCTCTTTCTTCAGAGGAGCCTGGGCAGCCATCAGCAGCAGATCTCTGGGATGCAGGACAAGCCTCTCTGTAAAAACGCCTGAAcaggacgaggctgaagttagcttcttattcggccagcttcttattcacttcttattcggctccagcttcttattcagaaattattatattaaaataaattaaataaggatagatcactaagttaacattgcataaacttcaaatagtgtccattacaccaatttacatgacattttgcataaaacaaaaatgatttgggcatgaaaatggtggcaaggcgggcacagacaccagatttcatcattttgaataagaagctgtagctgtgcaagggttaaacagcgttggtcaaaagatttgacacttgaaactcacacagggtggtcacttacatatcacccacatgcaatttgccttgaccaacaagcatttgggcatgaaaatggtggtaaagcgggcacagacaccagatttcatcattttgaataagaagctgtagttctgcaagggttaaacagcgttggtcaaaagatttgacacttgaacctgacacagggtggtcacttacatatcacccacttgcagtttgtcttgaccaacaagcatttgggcatgaaaatggtggtaaagcgggcacagacaccagatttcattattttgaataagaagctgtagctgtgcaagggttaaacagcgttggtcaaaagatttgtcacttgaacctcacacagggtggtcacttacaaatcacccacttgcagtttgtcttgaccaacaagcatttgggcatgaaaatggtggtaaagcgggcacagacaccagatttcatcattttgaataagaagctgtagctgtgcaagggttaaacagcgttggtcaaaagatttgatacttgaaactcacacagggtggtcacttacatatcacccacttgcaatttagcttgaccaacaagcatttgggcatgaaaatggtggcaaggcgggcacagacaccagatttcatcattttgaataagaagctgtagttgtgtaagggttaaacagcgttggtcaacagatttgacacttgaaactcacacagggtggtcacttacatatcacccacttgcagtttgtcttgaccaacaagcatttgggcatgaaaatggtggtaaagcgggcacagacaccagatttcatcattttgaataagaagctgtagctgtgcaagggttaaacagtgttggtcaacagatttgacacttgaaactcacacagggtggtcacttacatatcacccacttgcagtttgtcttgaccaacaagcatttgggcatgaaaatggtggtaaagcgggcacagacaccagatttcatcattttgaataagaagctgtagctgtgcaagagttaaacagcgttggtcaaaagatttgacacttgaaactcacacagggtggtcacttacatatcacccacttgcagtttgtcttgaccaacaagcatttgggcatgaaaatggtggtaaagcgggcacagacaccagatttcatcattttgaataagaagctgtagctgtgcaagggttaaacagcgttagtcaaaagatttgacacttgaacctcacacagggtggtcacttacatatcacccacttgcagtttgtcttgaccaacaagcatttgggcatgaaaatggtggcaaggtgggcacagacaccagatttcatcattttaaataagaagctgtagctgtgcaagggttaaacagcgttggtcaaaagatttgacacttgaaacccacacagggtggtcatttacatatcacccacatgcaatttgccttgaccaataagcatttgggcatggaaatggtggtaaaggggcacagacaccagatttcatcattttgaataagaagctgtagttctgcaagggttatacagcgttggtcaaaagatttgacacttgaaactcacacagggtggtcacttacatatcacccacttgcagtttgtcttgaccaacaagcatttggccaTGAAAATGCTGGTaatgcgggcacagacaccagatttcatcattttgaataagaagctgtagctgtgcaagagttaaacagcgttggtcaaaagatttgacacttgaaactcacacagggtggtcacttacatatcacccacttgcagtttgccttgaccaacaagcatttgggcatgaaaatggtggcaaggcgggcacagacaccagatttcatcattttgaataagaagctgtagctgtgcaagggttaaacagtgttggtcaaaagatttgacacttgaaactcacacagggtggtcacttacatatcacccacttgcaagtttccttgaccaacaagcatttgggcatgaaaatggtggcaaggcgggcacagacaccagatttcatcattttgaataagaagctgtagttgtgtaagggttaaacagcgttggtcaacagatttgacacttgaaactcacacagggtggtcacttacatatcacccacttgcagtttgtcttgaccaacaagcatttgggcatgaaaatggtggtaaagcgggcacagacaccagatttcatcattttgaataagaagctgtagctgtgcaagggttaaacagcattggtcaaaagatttgacacttgaaacacacacagggtggtcacttatatatcacccacttgcagtttgtcttgaccaacaagcatttgggcatgaaaatggtggtaaagcgggcacagacaccagatttcatcattttgaataagaagctgtagctgtgcaagagttaaacagcgttggtcaaaagatttgacacttgaaactcacacagggtggtcacttacatatcacccacttgcagtttggcttgaccaacaagcatttgggcatgaaaatggtggtaaagcgggcacagacaccagatttcatcattttgaataagaagctgtagctgtgcaagagtTAAACAGCGttagtcaaaagatttgacacttgaacttcacacagggtggtcacttacatatcacccacttgcagtttgtcttgaccaacaagcatttgggcatgaaaatggtggcaaggtgggcacagacaccagatttcatcattttaaataagaagctgtagctgtgcaagggttaaacagcgttggtcaaaagatttgacacttgaaacccacacagggtggtcatttacatatcacccacatgcaatttgccttgaccaataagcatttgggcatggaaatggtggtaaaggggcacagacaccagatttcatcattttgaataagaagctgtagttctgcaagggttatacagcgttggtcaaaagatttgacacttgaaactcacacagggtggtcacttacatatcacccacttgcagtttgtcttgaccaacaagcatttggccaTGAAAATGCTGGTaatgcgggcacagacaccagatttcatcattttgaataagaagctgtagctgtgcaagggttaaacagtgttggtcaacagatttgacacttgaaactcacacagggtggtcatttacataACACCCACTTGCAAGTTTCCTTGACCAaacagcatttgggcatgaaaatggtggtaaagcgggcacagacaccagatttcatcattttgaataagaagctgtagctgtgcaagggttaaacagcattggtcaaaagatttgacacttgaaacacacacagggtggtcacttatatatcacccacttgcagtttgtcttgaccaacaagcatttgggcatgaaaatggtggtaaagcgggcacagacaccagatttcatcattttgaataagaagctgtagctgtgcaagagttaaacagcgttggtcaaaagatttgacacttgaaactcacacagggtggtcacttacatatcacccacttgcagtttggcttgaccaacaagcatttgggcatgaaaatggtggtaaagcgggcacagacaccagatttcatcattttgaataagaagctgtagctgtgcaagagtTAAACAGCGttagtcaaaagatttgacacttgaacttcacacagggtggtcacttacatatcacccacttgcagtttgtcttgaccaacaagcatttgggcatgaaaatggtggcaaggtgggcacagacaccagatttcatcattttaaataagaagctgtagctgtgcaagggttaaacagcgttggtcaaaagatttgacacttgaaacccacacagggtggtcatttacatatcacccacatgcaatttgccttgaccaataagcatttgggcatggaaatggtggtaaaggggcacagacaccagatttcatcattttgaataagaagctgtagttctgcaagggttatacagcgttggtcaaaagatttgacacttgaaactcacacagggtggtcacttacatatcacccacttgcagtttgtcttgaccaacaagcatttggccaTGAAAATGCTGGTaatgcgggcacagacaccagatttcatcattttgaataagaagctgtagctgtgcaagagttaaacagtgttggtcaacagatttgacacttgaaactcacacagggtggtcatttacataACACCCACTTGCAAGTTTCCTTGACCAaacagcatttgggcatgaaaatggtggtaaagcgggcacagacaccagatttcatcattttgaataagaagctgtagctgtgcaagagtTAATCagcgttggtcaaaatattttacacttgaaactcacacagggtggtcacttacatatcacccacttgcagttagcCTTgagcaacaagcatttgggcatgaaaatggtggcaaggcgggcacagacaccagatttcatcattttgaataagaagctgtagctgtgcaagggttaaacagcgttggtcaaaagatttgacactttaacctcacaaagggtggtcacttacatatcacccacttgcaagttgtcttaaccaacaagcatttgggcatgaaaatggtggcaaggcgggcacagacaccagatttcatcattttgaataagaagctgtagctgtgcaagggttaaacagtgttggtcaaaagatttgacacttgaaactgacacagggtggtcacttacatatcacccacttgcaagtttccttgaccaacaagcatttgggcatgaaaatggtggcaaggcgggcacagacaccagatttcatcattttgaataagaagctgtagctgtgcaagggttaaacagcgttggtcaaaagatttgacacttgaacctgacacagggtggtcacttacatatcacccacttgcagtttgtcttgaccaacaagcatttgggcatgaaaatggtggtaaagcgggcacagacaccagatttcattattttgaataagaagctgtagctgtgcaagggttaaacagcgttggtcaaaagatttgtcacttgaacctcacacaggggggTCACTTAcaaatcacccacttgcagtttgtcttgaccaacaagcatttgggcatgaaaatggtggtaaagcgggcacagacaccagatttcatcattttgaataagaagctgtagctgtgcaagggttaaacagcgttggtcaaaagatttgatacttgaaactcacacagggtggtcacttacatatcacccacttgcaatttagcttgaacaacaagcatttgggcatgaaaatggtggcaaggcgggaacagacaccagatttcatcattttgaataagaagctgtagttgtgtaagggttaaacagcgttggtcaacagatttgacacttgaaactcacacagggtggtcacttacatatcacccacttgcagtttgtcttgaccaacaagcatttgggcatgaaaatggtggtaaagcgggcacagacaccagatttcatcattttgaataagaagctgtagctgtgcaagggttaaacagcattggtcaaaagatttgacacttgaaacacacacagggtggtcacttatatatcacccacttgcagtttgtcttgaccaacaagcatttgggcatgaaaatggtggcaaggcgggcacagacaccagatttcatcattttgaataagaagctgtagctgtgcaagggttaaacagcgttggtcaaaagatttgacactttaacctcacaaagggtggtcacttacatatcacccacttgcaagttgtcttaaccaacaagcatttgggcatgaaaatggtggtaaagcgggcacagacaccagatttcattattttgaataagaagctgtagctgtgcaagggttaaacagcgttggtcaaaagatttgtcacttgaacctcacacaggggggTCACTTAcaaatcacccacttgcagtttgtcttgaccaacaagcatttgggcatgaaaatggtggcaaggcgggaacagacaccagatttcatcattttgaataagaagctgtagctgtgcaagggttaaacagcattggtcaaaagatttgacacttgaaacacacacagggtggtcacttatatatcacccacttgcagtttgtcttgaccaacaagcatt
Encoded here:
- the LOC134983600 gene encoding zinc finger protein 420-like; protein product: MMSRRMDKDRSHVTERILSLTVEIIQLLTGKDHSVVRKTSGNCETPSSHPRVSGGLSRTQSPITVPLPHSLIHERHSDQKILELTNKIIQLLTGEVPIRCEDVAVYLSMEEWEYIEEHRGLYKDVMMENHQALKTDMTERIINLFLDIICVLTGEDHTVVKGTSGEREPPSSHHRVSGGLSRTQSPITVPPPHSLIHERHNDQKILDLTNKIIQLLTGEVPIRCEDVTVYFSMEEWEYIEEHRGLYKDVMTENHRPLTSLDGASNRNTPERCPRPLYSQDHTEEKHSVPQEGQSEELVNVEDIKIEEDTYVMGDQLCKEEEIPTGISTDPSKDPSTDIKEESFLCDGGDLAHTDHTQKISTHIKSNCITNASCSVCGKCFTLNSDLVRHQRIHTAKRPFSCSECGKCFTCKSKLVIHQRSHTGERPYSCSECEKCFTVKSELFRHQRSHTGERPYSCSECGNGFRNNSELVEHQRSHTGEKPFSCSACRKSFTRKSDLARHQKSHTGQRPYSCSECGKCFTRHPHLVIHQSLHTGERPYSCSECGKCFRRNSQLVVHQRLHTGERPYSCSECGEGYRSFPELVRHQRFHTGERPFSCSECGKGFEEKSLLVRHQMIHTGAYPYSCSECERGFSIKSEFVRHQRFHTGERPFSCSECGKGFEEKSILVRHQMIHTGAYPYSCSECERGFSIKSEFVRHQRSHTGERPYSCSECGKGFRSNAELVIHQRHHTGERPYSCSECGKGFRSNAVLVIHQRSHTDERPYSCSECGKGFRSNAELVTHQRRHTGERPYSCSECGKGFRSNAGLAVHQRSHTGERPYSCSECGKGFRSNAELVIHQRHHTGERPYSCSECGKGFRSNAVLVIHQRSHTDERPYSCSECGKGFRSNAELVTHQRRHTGERPYSCSECGKGFRSNTGLVIHQRRHTGERPYSCSECGKCFTYNTQLTKHQKSHTGVNP